A genomic region of Bernardetia sp. ABR2-2B contains the following coding sequences:
- a CDS encoding T9SS type A sorting domain-containing protein, with protein sequence MRILYFTLFYFSFVVSISAQTDFLLHATEAPELEWEERAGGMGYHLFTKMVTDSKNNTYVAGYHEGHTKYGIADYDVEVGKVGLVFMKLDTQGEVLWYKKSESDENFEQITTVAVDKNDNVFVLKKVNGTSYIIKYDSNGNKLFEKEVENGGIGMDMLIDDNGNIHIAFAIYERAVLVNKFDPKGDIIWSRRIETDHIYPRQLALNPNGNVYMICDFLTDYDYNLLIRDGINNNILRETESFSRSSYEDHNGIAITGFSSDGNILFFCKDIIRGGEYRYPIDSSIGMAFNPTTNELCIAGRYEDDDYKFLTVDAETGNQKEETLITNINPSSVNVPTLVDMQVKNGTIHLLSLSHDVFTYSFSDLSAKITHIFDKYGSNTQEFDSEFGSPAQKYFPDPDYYAIDEALEMAVYNDGKVILSVDGNSRTLQNNRVLLSGGSSKMAFIQVAPSGNINWAKDGDEFGLEVQMAETTDEEGNLYVLGFQRGNSTFGNNTLDYQTDLEGRVSPTLYIVKYDRFGNVVWVNQSDKSSRDYFSKIGRGIQSIEVFEGKIYCFGDFKDLTFSSHSPSFQSDCNYLRFDASNGRLEKMKQVIISTNEIENSTIKNGNIYLLNGSQLIKINQNANVEYDLKVGELVEGKIESEGIKVGNNGDIYFTFVVTTSDRNREEPLLFQMIGRQYSATGKSAFLAKANSQGNVQWVKDISEQGLCGAKFTLNPKTNETYMMVGDVDAPDGGINRIRTDKLAKFSSQGNKIWVRDYGFEETENFGSGFSFITDLRRGAFPTDYRWIKWENGHIYVRIGGKQAGGRNSLGIYVLPVFLKINSSDGSLVYQKYLSPKYPSSFSYAMVGVAGNHIYYLPHEHYRQVGSGDITISEFRLIKHGRVHKLQNQSAQIYDNYTEGATYQWYKNGTLLPNTERTITITSGGNYSVIKTVNGQILKSDTLIFEKFELVADIEQEDNGLICGGLGNTNLTAKKQPENTLYHWYIDGKLEETSRIPSFSGAKIGTHKYKLVVTKDGYSAADSVTITGVRSITPRIVGTNQLCEGQTATLEVTLSGITPVPSTIPTKIQWYRNGQLIAGENQHQIIVDKEGDYSATYTVGDCLYENTRNGVKRINVYTPPTIKIIQIGEDSLDITPNENISSVKWYRGSRLVKTLLGTTKYQVTRSGTYTAVAQYYGVCEVTSAEFVYEVPTTDDDDDDDNGDDDNDDDVLSNESIFQSQVLVYPNPTNDIFVIDLRDIVPTDKEIIITLTDVLGRELYRKSYLATETKHVIDITNYKVGIYGIQLIWDKQIQVRKKIHKK encoded by the coding sequence ATGAGAATTCTATACTTTACATTATTTTACTTCAGTTTTGTTGTCAGTATATCAGCACAAACTGATTTTTTATTACATGCTACAGAAGCCCCAGAGCTCGAATGGGAAGAGAGAGCAGGAGGAATGGGTTATCACCTATTTACTAAAATGGTAACTGATTCTAAAAATAATACTTATGTTGCAGGTTATCACGAAGGACATACGAAGTATGGAATTGCTGATTATGATGTGGAAGTCGGTAAGGTGGGATTGGTATTTATGAAATTGGATACACAGGGAGAGGTGTTATGGTATAAGAAATCTGAATCAGATGAAAACTTCGAACAAATCACAACTGTAGCTGTAGATAAAAATGATAATGTTTTTGTTCTCAAGAAAGTAAATGGGACTTCATATATCATCAAGTATGACAGTAATGGAAATAAGCTATTTGAAAAAGAAGTTGAAAATGGAGGTATCGGTATGGACATGCTCATCGATGATAATGGAAATATTCATATTGCTTTTGCTATCTACGAAAGAGCAGTATTAGTGAATAAATTTGACCCAAAAGGAGATATAATTTGGAGCAGACGTATAGAAACAGACCATATCTATCCTAGACAGTTAGCATTAAATCCGAATGGCAACGTATATATGATATGCGACTTTTTAACAGACTATGATTATAATTTATTGATTAGAGACGGAATTAATAATAATATTCTAAGAGAAACAGAGTCTTTTAGTCGTTCTAGTTATGAAGACCATAATGGGATAGCAATTACTGGGTTTTCCTCTGATGGAAATATCTTATTTTTCTGTAAAGATATTATTAGAGGTGGTGAGTATAGATATCCTATTGATTCTAGTATTGGAATGGCATTCAATCCAACGACAAACGAGTTATGTATTGCAGGACGATACGAAGATGATGATTACAAATTTCTGACTGTAGATGCAGAAACAGGTAATCAGAAAGAAGAAACACTCATCACAAATATTAATCCTAGTAGTGTCAATGTACCTACGCTAGTAGATATGCAAGTAAAGAATGGAACAATTCATTTGCTCAGTCTGTCTCATGATGTGTTTACTTATAGTTTTTCCGATTTAAGTGCTAAGATTACTCATATTTTTGATAAATATGGTAGCAATACTCAAGAGTTCGATAGTGAATTTGGTTCACCTGCACAAAAATATTTTCCTGACCCAGACTACTATGCGATAGATGAAGCCTTAGAAATGGCAGTATATAATGATGGAAAAGTAATTTTGTCAGTAGATGGAAATTCTAGAACGCTTCAAAACAACCGAGTGCTTCTTTCAGGTGGTTCTTCTAAGATGGCATTTATTCAAGTAGCTCCAAGTGGAAACATTAATTGGGCTAAAGATGGAGATGAGTTTGGGTTGGAAGTTCAAATGGCAGAAACTACTGATGAAGAGGGGAATTTGTATGTACTTGGTTTCCAGAGGGGAAATTCTACATTTGGAAACAATACATTGGATTATCAAACAGATCTAGAGGGAAGGGTATCTCCCACTTTATACATAGTAAAGTATGATAGGTTTGGCAATGTAGTTTGGGTAAATCAATCAGATAAGTCTTCAAGAGATTATTTTAGTAAAATAGGACGTGGAATACAATCTATTGAAGTTTTTGAGGGGAAAATATATTGTTTTGGTGACTTTAAAGACTTAACATTCTCATCTCATTCCCCTAGTTTTCAAAGTGATTGCAATTATCTCCGTTTTGATGCCTCTAATGGTAGGTTAGAAAAAATGAAACAAGTAATTATATCTACCAATGAAATAGAAAATTCTACTATCAAAAATGGAAACATATATTTACTAAATGGATCTCAGCTTATTAAAATCAATCAAAATGCAAATGTAGAATATGATTTAAAAGTGGGAGAGCTAGTAGAGGGTAAGATAGAATCAGAGGGAATCAAAGTAGGTAATAACGGAGACATATACTTTACTTTTGTTGTTACTACCTCAGATCGTAATAGAGAAGAACCATTACTTTTTCAAATGATAGGAAGACAATACAGTGCAACAGGTAAGAGTGCATTTCTTGCAAAGGCAAACTCTCAAGGTAATGTTCAATGGGTAAAGGATATATCCGAACAAGGATTATGTGGAGCTAAATTTACATTAAATCCCAAAACGAATGAAACGTATATGATGGTAGGAGATGTAGATGCTCCAGACGGAGGAATTAATAGAATAAGAACTGATAAACTGGCTAAGTTTAGTAGTCAAGGAAATAAAATATGGGTAAGGGATTATGGTTTTGAAGAAACTGAAAATTTTGGAAGTGGTTTCTCTTTTATCACGGATTTAAGAAGAGGAGCATTTCCTACAGATTATAGATGGATAAAATGGGAAAACGGACATATCTATGTGCGAATAGGTGGAAAGCAAGCAGGAGGACGTAATTCTCTTGGTATATATGTATTACCTGTCTTTTTGAAAATAAACTCTTCAGATGGAAGTTTGGTATATCAAAAATATTTATCACCAAAGTATCCTAGCTCTTTTTCTTATGCAATGGTAGGAGTTGCTGGAAACCATATTTACTACCTTCCTCACGAACACTATAGACAAGTAGGTTCAGGTGATATTACCATATCAGAATTTAGATTGATAAAACACGGACGGGTACACAAACTCCAAAATCAAAGCGCTCAAATATATGATAATTATACAGAGGGAGCAACCTATCAATGGTATAAAAATGGAACACTATTACCAAATACTGAAAGAACAATAACAATTACATCAGGTGGAAATTATAGTGTCATAAAAACAGTAAATGGACAAATTTTAAAATCTGATACGCTTATATTTGAAAAGTTTGAGCTAGTAGCTGATATTGAACAAGAAGATAATGGTTTAATATGTGGTGGATTAGGAAATACAAACCTGACAGCAAAAAAACAGCCTGAAAATACTCTTTATCATTGGTATATTGATGGTAAATTAGAAGAGACAAGTAGAATACCATCTTTTTCAGGAGCAAAGATTGGAACACATAAGTACAAATTAGTTGTTACTAAAGATGGATATTCAGCAGCAGATAGTGTTACTATTACAGGAGTTAGAAGTATTACACCACGTATTGTAGGTACAAATCAACTTTGTGAAGGACAAACTGCTACACTTGAGGTTACCTTATCAGGAATAACTCCTGTTCCTTCTACTATTCCTACCAAGATACAATGGTATCGAAATGGACAACTTATTGCAGGGGAAAATCAACATCAAATAATTGTAGATAAAGAAGGCGACTATAGTGCTACATACACAGTAGGAGACTGTCTTTACGAAAATACTCGCAACGGAGTAAAAAGAATCAATGTATATACCCCCCCTACGATAAAAATCATTCAAATTGGAGAAGACTCATTAGATATTACTCCGAATGAGAATATTAGTTCTGTAAAATGGTATAGAGGCAGTCGATTAGTGAAAACCCTTCTAGGAACAACTAAATATCAAGTAACAAGGAGTGGTACATACACTGCTGTGGCTCAATACTATGGAGTTTGTGAGGTTACCTCTGCTGAATTTGTTTATGAAGTACCTACCACCGACGACGATGACGACGATGACAATGGTGATGATGACAATGATGATGATGTTTTGTCAAATGAAAGCATCTTTCAGTCTCAAGTCTTAGTTTATCCAAATCCTACAAATGACATTTTTGTAATAGACTTGAGAGATATAGTTCCTACAGATAAAGAAATAATAATTACACTCACAGATGTATTAGGAAGAGAATTATATCGTAAATCATATCTTGCAACTGAAACCAAGCATGTTATTGATATAACAAATTATAAAGTAGGTATTTATGGTATTCAACTAATTTGGGATAAACAAATCCAAGTGCGAAAGAAGATACATAAGAAATAG
- a CDS encoding DNA/RNA non-specific endonuclease, with protein sequence MKKLFICSLLFFCFTIISKAQTLNEQIQTYKQEQKNLEQKLTTTKNQLDSLKLLKIIEDLNAVGLPKSDFKDEVITHSAMILTYAEEFEQARWVMHIITPDIAQTSFGRSNDFREDEKVSTGSAKQEDYFLVDTLENGKLEYDGFGYDRGHLAPSADFRWSEKALSESFLYSNMSPQKAEFNREVWAHLEDALRAYVIKNNTSLYVVTLPILSQDVQKIERGVNKVAIPKRYAKIAIDLKNSRGIAFLLPNAASTSLLTTFTTSIDEIEKLTQIDFFSNLSDELENRLESMTDGKEWIPSDEQQDVAAIDPMSLPKGYFNTNQAKYKTKSNKKVTICGTVVSTKLSSKGNIFINLDRAFPNQVFTVSIFADKVKNFPYKPEEYLKGKTICVTGKVSDYNGTPSMSVENGKSIVLYEEKEE encoded by the coding sequence ATGAAAAAATTGTTTATCTGTTCGCTTCTCTTTTTTTGCTTTACCATTATTTCAAAAGCACAAACCCTAAATGAGCAAATTCAAACTTATAAACAAGAACAAAAGAATTTAGAGCAAAAATTAACCACTACAAAAAATCAGTTAGACAGCCTCAAACTTCTAAAAATAATTGAAGATTTGAATGCAGTCGGACTTCCAAAATCAGATTTTAAAGACGAAGTAATTACGCATTCAGCAATGATACTCACTTATGCTGAGGAATTTGAACAAGCTAGATGGGTAATGCACATCATTACCCCAGATATAGCACAGACAAGTTTTGGAAGAAGTAATGATTTTAGAGAAGACGAAAAGGTCAGTACAGGCTCTGCCAAACAAGAAGATTACTTTTTGGTGGATACTTTAGAGAATGGAAAATTAGAATATGATGGTTTTGGTTATGATAGAGGGCATTTAGCTCCTTCGGCAGACTTTCGCTGGTCTGAAAAAGCTCTTTCTGAATCATTTTTGTATTCTAATATGAGCCCTCAAAAAGCTGAATTTAATAGGGAGGTTTGGGCACACTTAGAAGATGCCTTGAGAGCCTATGTTATCAAAAATAACACTTCGCTTTATGTAGTTACATTACCTATCCTCAGTCAAGATGTACAGAAAATAGAACGAGGAGTTAATAAAGTAGCTATTCCAAAACGATATGCTAAAATAGCCATTGATTTGAAGAATAGTCGTGGCATTGCTTTTTTACTTCCCAATGCAGCCTCTACGTCATTACTAACCACTTTTACGACTTCTATTGATGAGATAGAAAAGCTAACTCAGATAGATTTTTTTTCAAACCTAAGTGATGAGTTAGAAAATAGACTAGAATCAATGACGGATGGCAAAGAATGGATACCAAGTGATGAGCAACAAGATGTCGCTGCCATTGATCCAATGTCTCTGCCAAAAGGTTATTTCAATACAAATCAAGCGAAGTATAAGACAAAATCCAATAAGAAAGTGACTATCTGTGGAACTGTGGTCAGTACCAAGCTATCAAGTAAAGGAAATATATTTATTAATTTAGATAGAGCCTTTCCCAATCAAGTTTTTACAGTTTCCATCTTTGCAGATAAGGTCAAAAACTTTCCATACAAACCTGAAGAATACTTGAAAGGAAAAACGATTTGTGTTACTGGAAAAGTTTCTGACTACAACGGCACTCCAAGTATGAGTGTGGAAAATGGAAAGAGTATTGTTTTATATGAGGAAAAAGAAGAGTAA
- a CDS encoding HsdR family type I site-specific deoxyribonuclease: MSKRTVSPEREVQNRVLKVFQNELDYRYIGDLSKEDNHNLRRNDIEAFLKKQNYTPVLIQKALYELEKAVSISAQDSLYVVNKEVYSLLRYGVSVKESAGEQYQTVYFIDWKNIYQNDFAVAEEVSTKGANHTRRPDIVLYINGIAIGVLELKKSSVSVSQGIRQNISCQEHLFVKPFFTTVQLVMAGNDSGGLYYGTTGTSEKFFLKWKEEESSYQPDSFPLDKEIKELLNKERVMDILYNFIIFDFGTKKLCRPNQYFGVKAAQKSLSNKEGGIIWHTQGSGKSLTMVWLAKWVLENKPLGDSQRVLIVTDRTELDDQIEGVFSGVGETIARSKSSADLLTQLNDVGNRLMCTLVHKFGERTTDNDELKAFLKDLARPKNFSPKGEFVVFIDECHRTQSGSLHDAMKALLPEGSRILIGFTGTPLLKKDKKTSLEKFGSYIHTYKFNDAVKDNVVLDLLYEARDVDQHIVDQTGIDDWFDAHTEGMNDLPKAQLKQQWGTMQKLLSSKSRLERIVADIKMDFAKKPRLKAKRGNAILVARSIYEACRYYKIFTDYGFKRCAVVSSFEPNAQSTKQEETGDGTTEKKEQYEIYQKMLKDYNFETTQADKFEDFAKKQFKENPSQMQLLIVVDKLLTGFDAIHCTYLYIDKKMQDHGLFQAICRTNRLGNEEEEDEYYKDFGYIVDYQSLFGKLEDSISTYTSDAFDSFDEADIKDLLSSRQEKNKERLDDAIETLHHLCEPVAPPKELPQYYNYFCGDPSKPEDLKEREQKRLTFYKAVVSLIRSYNNIASEILQSYSKEEADKIKKLVNEYTELRNSIKEYSGDYIDLKKYEPEMRQLLDMYLTADPSRMLSNLGEKSLLQLIIENGIEDATEHLSPQIKKSKESISEAVENNIRKIIIQEMPINPIFYGKMSELLGDLIEQRKTNAISYEELLKKYEELAKDMQPDGKKQDYPADINTPAKRALYDNLEKNEAIALALNESILLNKYDNWIGHFNKERNLKIQVVLPILVEHKSEDKLESIFEIIKQQAEYK; encoded by the coding sequence ATGAGCAAAAGAACTGTTTCACCAGAGCGTGAAGTACAAAACCGTGTACTCAAGGTATTTCAAAACGAATTAGATTATCGTTACATTGGCGATTTGTCAAAAGAAGATAATCATAATCTTCGTCGAAATGATATAGAGGCTTTTCTAAAAAAGCAAAACTATACACCTGTTTTGATTCAAAAGGCTCTCTATGAACTAGAAAAAGCTGTTTCTATCAGCGCACAGGATAGTCTCTATGTAGTAAATAAAGAGGTTTATTCTTTATTGCGTTATGGTGTTTCGGTCAAAGAGTCAGCAGGAGAGCAGTATCAAACTGTCTATTTTATAGATTGGAAAAATATCTATCAAAATGATTTTGCTGTTGCTGAAGAAGTTAGTACAAAAGGTGCAAATCATACACGTCGTCCAGATATTGTCCTTTATATCAATGGAATTGCTATTGGAGTTTTAGAACTCAAAAAGTCAAGCGTATCAGTAAGTCAAGGTATTCGTCAAAATATATCTTGTCAAGAGCATTTATTTGTAAAGCCTTTTTTTACAACGGTTCAGCTCGTTATGGCAGGTAATGATAGTGGAGGTTTGTATTACGGCACAACAGGAACAAGTGAAAAATTCTTTTTGAAATGGAAAGAAGAAGAAAGTAGCTACCAACCTGATAGTTTTCCATTAGATAAAGAAATAAAAGAGCTTCTGAACAAAGAGCGAGTTATGGATATTCTCTATAACTTTATCATTTTTGATTTTGGAACAAAAAAATTATGCCGTCCAAATCAATACTTTGGTGTAAAAGCAGCACAAAAAAGCCTTTCTAATAAAGAAGGTGGTATTATTTGGCACACACAAGGAAGTGGAAAAAGTCTAACAATGGTTTGGCTTGCCAAATGGGTACTAGAAAATAAACCACTCGGAGATAGTCAAAGAGTGCTTATTGTTACTGACCGTACCGAATTAGATGACCAAATTGAAGGCGTTTTTTCAGGCGTAGGAGAAACGATTGCACGTTCAAAAAGTAGTGCCGATTTGCTTACCCAGCTCAATGATGTTGGCAATCGTCTGATGTGTACGCTAGTGCATAAATTTGGAGAGCGCACTACTGACAATGACGAATTAAAAGCATTTCTCAAAGACTTAGCACGTCCTAAAAATTTCAGTCCAAAAGGAGAGTTTGTTGTTTTTATAGATGAATGTCATCGTACTCAAAGTGGCTCATTGCACGATGCTATGAAAGCCTTACTTCCTGAAGGTAGTCGTATTTTGATAGGTTTTACAGGAACTCCTTTACTCAAAAAAGATAAAAAAACGAGTTTAGAGAAATTTGGGTCTTATATTCATACTTACAAATTCAATGATGCCGTAAAGGATAATGTTGTTTTGGATTTATTGTATGAAGCTCGTGATGTAGATCAGCATATTGTCGATCAAACAGGTATTGATGATTGGTTTGATGCTCACACCGAAGGAATGAATGATTTACCCAAGGCACAACTCAAACAGCAATGGGGAACAATGCAAAAACTACTTAGTTCTAAAAGTCGTTTAGAGCGTATTGTAGCCGATATTAAAATGGATTTTGCCAAAAAACCACGTTTGAAAGCCAAACGAGGAAATGCCATACTTGTTGCTCGTAGTATTTACGAAGCCTGTCGCTATTACAAAATTTTTACAGATTACGGATTCAAACGATGTGCTGTTGTGAGTAGTTTCGAACCCAACGCACAAAGCACAAAACAAGAAGAAACAGGCGACGGAACAACAGAGAAAAAAGAGCAGTATGAGATTTATCAAAAAATGCTCAAAGATTATAATTTTGAAACTACTCAAGCTGACAAATTTGAAGACTTTGCTAAAAAGCAGTTCAAAGAAAACCCTAGTCAGATGCAGCTTTTAATTGTTGTAGATAAATTATTGACAGGTTTTGATGCTATCCATTGTACTTATCTTTACATTGACAAAAAGATGCAAGACCACGGTCTTTTTCAAGCTATTTGTCGAACGAACCGTTTGGGTAACGAAGAGGAAGAAGATGAGTATTACAAAGATTTTGGATACATTGTAGATTATCAAAGTTTGTTCGGAAAACTAGAAGATTCTATTAGCACTTATACTTCTGATGCTTTCGATTCATTTGATGAAGCAGATATAAAAGATTTGCTTTCTAGTCGTCAAGAAAAAAATAAAGAACGATTAGATGATGCCATCGAAACACTACATCATCTTTGTGAGCCTGTCGCTCCTCCAAAAGAATTACCTCAATATTATAATTACTTTTGTGGTGATCCTTCCAAACCAGAAGATTTAAAAGAACGAGAACAAAAACGTTTGACTTTCTATAAAGCTGTTGTTTCTCTAATTCGTTCTTATAATAATATTGCTTCCGAAATTTTGCAATCCTATTCTAAAGAAGAAGCTGACAAGATAAAAAAGCTAGTCAATGAATACACAGAGTTACGAAATAGTATCAAAGAATATAGTGGCGATTATATAGATTTGAAAAAATACGAGCCAGAGATGCGTCAATTATTGGATATGTATCTAACGGCTGATCCTAGTCGTATGCTTTCTAATTTGGGAGAAAAAAGTCTCTTACAACTCATCATTGAAAATGGAATTGAAGATGCTACGGAACATTTATCTCCTCAGATAAAGAAAAGCAAAGAGTCTATTTCTGAAGCTGTAGAAAACAATATTCGTAAAATCATCATTCAAGAAATGCCTATCAACCCTATTTTTTATGGAAAGATGAGCGAACTGCTGGGCGACTTGATAGAGCAGCGAAAAACAAATGCAATTAGCTACGAAGAGTTATTGAAAAAATACGAAGAGTTGGCTAAAGACATGCAGCCAGATGGAAAAAAACAAGATTATCCTGCCGACATAAATACACCAGCCAAACGAGCTTTGTATGATAATTTAGAAAAAAATGAAGCGATTGCACTTGCTTTGAATGAATCTATTTTACTTAACAAATATGATAATTGGATAGGGCATTTTAATAAGGAAAGAAACTTGAAAATACAGGTTGTTCTTCCTATCTTAGTGGAACATAAGAGCGAAGATAAATTAGAATCTATCTTTGAGATTATCAAACAGCAAGCTGAATACAAGTAA
- a CDS encoding SprT family zinc-dependent metalloprotease encodes MENNTLQIAENLNIDVIRKSIKNVHLSVHPPEGRIRLAAPLSVSDDTLRLFVVSKIGWIRRQQRSFQKQERQSEREYKEKESHYFQGHRYLLRITEKDKNPKVTLKSKTHLDLQIRPNSTQEQKDKVMSDWYRSELKKHIPSLIEKWETKMGVKCNDWRIKQMKTKWGTCTIEEKRIWLNLELAKKPLHCLEYVIVHELTHLLERHHNERFYAYMNHHLPQWKEIKKELNEFVF; translated from the coding sequence ATGGAAAATAACACATTACAAATAGCTGAAAATTTGAATATTGATGTCATTCGAAAAAGCATCAAAAATGTTCATTTATCAGTACATCCTCCTGAAGGTCGTATTCGCTTGGCAGCTCCTTTGAGTGTTAGTGATGATACATTGAGATTGTTTGTAGTTTCCAAAATTGGTTGGATAAGAAGACAACAACGTAGTTTTCAAAAACAAGAACGTCAGTCTGAAAGAGAATATAAAGAGAAAGAAAGTCATTATTTTCAAGGTCATCGTTATCTTCTTCGGATTACAGAGAAAGACAAAAACCCAAAAGTAACTCTAAAATCTAAAACTCATTTAGATTTACAAATACGTCCTAATTCTACCCAAGAGCAAAAAGATAAAGTAATGAGTGATTGGTATCGCTCTGAACTCAAAAAACACATTCCTAGTCTTATAGAAAAGTGGGAAACTAAAATGGGTGTAAAGTGTAATGATTGGCGCATCAAACAAATGAAAACTAAATGGGGAACTTGCACCATTGAAGAAAAAAGAATTTGGCTTAATTTAGAATTAGCTAAAAAACCATTACATTGTTTAGAATACGTCATTGTCCACGAACTTACCCACCTCCTTGAACGCCATCACAACGAGCGTTTTTATGCTTACATGAATCACCACCTCCCTCAATGGAAAGAAATCAAAAAAGAATTGAATGAGTTTGTTTTTTGA
- a CDS encoding GAF domain-containing protein — MAETLTISATATKAEKYQELIPQIKALTSIESDLTANLANIAAALKYGMDFFWVGFYRVEKNDSTDFEKQTLILAPFQGPLACTRIKYGKGVCGKSWQDKATILVEDVEKFEGHIACSTDSKSEIVVPAFDKDGNVALILDVDSDKVNDFDQTDKKYLEELMKAVEGLL; from the coding sequence ATGGCAGAAACATTAACTATATCAGCAACAGCTACAAAAGCTGAAAAATATCAAGAGCTTATTCCTCAAATTAAAGCACTCACATCAATAGAAAGCGACCTTACGGCAAATCTTGCCAATATTGCAGCAGCCTTGAAGTATGGAATGGATTTTTTTTGGGTTGGTTTTTATCGTGTAGAAAAAAATGATTCTACTGACTTTGAAAAACAAACTCTTATTCTTGCACCCTTTCAAGGTCCTTTGGCTTGTACTCGTATAAAATATGGGAAAGGAGTTTGTGGAAAATCTTGGCAAGATAAAGCGACTATTTTAGTAGAAGATGTAGAAAAATTTGAAGGACATATTGCTTGTAGTACCGATTCCAAATCTGAAATTGTAGTTCCTGCCTTTGATAAAGATGGAAATGTAGCTTTGATTTTAGATGTAGATAGCGATAAAGTAAATGATTTTGACCAGACAGATAAAAAATATTTGGAGGAGTTGATGAAAGCTGTGGAGGGATTACTTTGA
- a CDS encoding SDR family oxidoreductase, translating into MEQNKLTSKRILITGGAGFIGSNLCERFLAQDNKVTCLDNFSMGRRENIAHLLENPNFTLIEGDIRNLEDCKKAVTDVELILHQAALGSVPRSIADPITSNDVNISGFVNVLVAAKEAGIKRIVYAASSSTYGDHKALPKVEENIGRPLSPYAVTKYVNELYANVFSDLYGLEIIGLRYFNVFGRKQRPDGAYAAVIPKFIGLLMENERPTIFGEGDFSRDFTYIENVLQANELAATTTNPDAINQVYNVAFGERTTVKEMFELMRLLLSKYDSKIAAIDAIYGDNRQGDIPHSLASIEKAKKLLGYSPQYSFKKGLTEAIDWYWKDIRK; encoded by the coding sequence TTGGAACAAAATAAACTTACTTCAAAACGCATTCTTATTACAGGAGGGGCTGGTTTTATTGGCTCAAACCTTTGCGAAAGATTTTTAGCTCAAGATAATAAGGTTACTTGCTTGGATAATTTTTCGATGGGACGAAGAGAAAATATAGCTCATCTTTTAGAAAACCCTAACTTTACACTCATTGAGGGAGATATTCGTAATTTAGAAGACTGTAAAAAGGCTGTTACTGATGTTGAACTTATCTTGCATCAAGCTGCACTAGGTTCTGTCCCTCGTTCAATTGCCGACCCAATTACTTCTAATGATGTAAATATTTCTGGCTTTGTAAATGTTTTGGTAGCTGCAAAAGAGGCAGGGATAAAACGCATTGTGTATGCAGCCAGTTCTTCAACGTATGGCGACCACAAAGCATTGCCTAAAGTAGAAGAGAATATTGGTCGTCCTCTTTCGCCTTATGCCGTAACCAAATATGTAAATGAACTTTATGCAAATGTCTTTTCAGATTTATATGGTTTGGAGATTATTGGGTTGCGTTATTTTAATGTTTTTGGAAGAAAACAGCGTCCTGATGGTGCTTATGCTGCCGTTATTCCAAAGTTTATTGGTCTTTTAATGGAAAATGAGCGACCAACTATTTTTGGAGAAGGCGATTTTTCAAGAGATTTCACCTACATAGAAAATGTCTTACAAGCCAATGAACTGGCAGCCACAACAACAAACCCAGATGCCATAAATCAAGTGTATAATGTAGCTTTTGGAGAGCGCACAACTGTAAAAGAGATGTTCGAACTGATGCGCTTACTTCTTAGTAAATACGATTCTAAAATTGCAGCTATCGACGCTATTTATGGAGACAACCGTCAAGGAGATATTCCTCATTCTTTAGCTTCTATTGAAAAAGCCAAAAAACTATTAGGCTACTCTCCTCAATATTCTTTCAAAAAAGGACTTACAGAAGCCATTGATTGGTATTGGAAGGATATAAGAAAATAA